One Primulina huaijiensis isolate GDHJ02 chromosome 5, ASM1229523v2, whole genome shotgun sequence DNA segment encodes these proteins:
- the LOC140976294 gene encoding G-type lectin S-receptor-like serine/threonine-protein kinase At5g35370, whose translation MESSATSATVAWAPPLLLTSSPNPRIAIIFLLCILFPSALSGPVLSSISPNFTATYYHYIDSSGAFLGSRDGSFQARIINLKPENRSFYLLVVHVSSGAVIWSANRDTPISESSEFQFSSDGMTVFNDQKKPIWSTPRNLTPVSSLQLLESGNLVMLDAANNTVWGSFDFPADVIVAGQHLKVGKSLVASYQNGDLAEGSYSFVVGKTDAMLQWNGMNYWELSMTTNVVRNTNWDVEYMVMNYTGVYLMGKNGAQVVFRIALHSSDDVVDNPSAFRIMKLDSRGVFSVSKFSSGGSSKQEFKAPDDSCRIPFTCGKLGYCTNGGTCQCAPGFHGDPRTGNGICVPTDGSLALPGPCHGSHPNITNIKYSPLGVDVDYFSNDFSNPVLHYVNLTTCMNLCSGNCSCLGFFYSQGSGSCYVIENQIGSMTTKLSSPTNKDRLGYIKTIVVGTQIGVKESEKSDFPILAAILLPSSGVMAIAMVAFLIWLRRRRIKRRWSRSINSKLGHGNSMSAEEEMDFISIPGLPVRFDYEALVKATESFKTQIGSGGFGTVYKGTLEDGADVAVKKITCLGAQGRREFLAEISVIGKIHHINLVRLKGFCAQGGQKFLVYEYMNRGSLDVTLFHGEPVMEWKERYEIAFGTARGLAYLHTGCEHKIIHCDVKPENILLHDISQVKISDFGLSKLLSPEESNLFTTLRGTRGYLAPEWLTSSAISDKTDVYSYGMVLLEIIRGKKNSSQARSANSGTDSNRRNNESSPSSVESGQRPIYFPLFALNMHEEGRYMELADPRLMGRVARKEVEKLVRIALCCVQEEPNLRPSMANVVKMLEGVMPLGEPRIESLNFLRFYGRRFTEESRLGESNEQTELRLYRQPTGTNSSSSYNSLSYMSSQEVSGPR comes from the coding sequence ATGGAGTCCTCCGCCACCTCCGCCACCGTTGCTTGGGCTCCTCCGCTTCTTTTGACTTCTTCTCCCAACCCAAGAATTGCCATCATCTTCTTGCTCTGTATACTCTTCCCCTCAGCTCTGTCCGGCCCGGTTTTGTCTTCAATTAGCCCAAACTTCACGGCTACTTACTACCATTACATCGATTCCTCGGGTGCATTTTTGGGTTCTCGTGACGGATCTTTCCAGGCCCGGATAATTAACCTGAAACCCGAAAACCGATCTTTCTACCTCCTTGTTGTTCACGTTTCTTCAGGAGCTGTTATCTGGTCTGCGAATCGCGATACCCCGATTTCAGAATCGTCTGAATTCCAGTTTTCAAGCGATGGGATGACTGTTTTCAACGATCAGAAGAAACCCATTTGGTCAACGCCGCGGAATCTTACTCCGGTTTCTTCTCTGCAGCTGCTTGAATCTGGCAACCTGGTCATGCTCGACGCTGCTAACAATACCGTGTGGGGAAGTTTTGATTTCCCCGCTGACGTGATTGTTGCTGGGCAACATTTAAAGGTCGGAAAATCGTTGGTGGCCTCTTATCAAAATGGGGATTTAGCTGAGGGAAGCTATTCATTTGTAGTTGGAAAAACCGATGCGATGCTGCAGTGGAATGGAATGAATTACTGGGAACTATCAATGACAACTAATGTTGTCAGGAATACTAATTGGGATGTTGAGTACATGGTGATGAATTATACAGGAGTGTATTTGATGGGAAAAAATGGTGCACAAGTTGTATTTAGAATTGCGTTGCATAGTTCTGATGATGTTGTAGACAACCCATCGGCTTTTCGGATCATGAAGTTGGATTCTAGAGGAGTTTTTAGTGTTTCAAAATTTAGTTCAGGTGGATCAAGCAAGCAAGAATTCAAGGCTCCAGATGATAGCTGCCGAATCCCATTTACATGTGGGAAGCTTGGATATTGTACTAATGGAGGAACATGTCAGTGTGCACCGGGTTTTCACGGTGATCCCAGGACCGGCAATGGGATTTGTGTGCCAACGGATGGATCTTTGGCTTTGCCAGGTCCTTGTCATGGATCACATCCGAATATAACCAATATAAAGTATTCTCCATTGGGCGTTGATGTGGATTATTTCTCCAATGACTTTTCCAATCCTGTGTTACATTATGTGAATCTAACTACCTGTATGAATCTGTGTTCTGGCAACTGTTCTTGTTTGGGGTTTTTCTACAGCCAAGGTTCTGGATCATGTTACGTGATCGAAAACCAAATAGGTTCCATGACAACAAAATTGAGCTCGCCCACGAATAAGGATAGATTAGGATACATTAAAACTATTGTTGTGGGAACTCAAATAGGTGTTAAGGAGAGCGAGAAATCGGATTTCCCGATTTTGGCAGCGATATTGCTGCCATCGTCAGGGGTTATGGCTATCGCCATGGTCGCATTTCTGATTTGGTTAAGGAGACGGCGGATAAAGAGAAGGTGGAGTAGAAGCATAAATTCAAAGTTGGGCCATGGTAATTCCATGTCTGCTGAGGAAGAGATGGATTTTATTTCCATACCTGGTTTGCCGGTGAGATTCGATTATGAAGCTCTTGTAAAAGCGACAGAGAGTTTTAAGACTCAAATTGGTTCGGGTGGATTTGGTACAGTATATAAAGGTACTCTTGAAGATGGGGCAGATGTAGCGGTGAAGAAAATCACTTGTTTGGGAGCACAAGGGAGACGAGAATTCTTGGCAGAGATTTCGGTTATCGGGAAGATTCACCACATCAATTTGGTGAGACTGAAGGGGTTTTGTGCACAAGGAGGGCAGAAATTCTTAGTCTACGAGTATATGAATCGAGGATCGTTGGATGTCACCCTTTTTCATGGTGAACCTGTTATGGAATGGAAGGAGAGATATGAAATTGCTTTTGGAACAGCGAGAGGGTTGGCATATTTACACACTGGATGTGAGCACAAGATCATTCACTGTGATGTCAAGCCAGAGAACATTCTCTTGCACGACATATCTCAGGTGAAAATCTCTGATTTTGGGCTCTCAAAGCTGTTGAGTCCTGAAGAATCGAACTTGTTTACAACTCTTAGAGGCACTCGGGGTTACCTAGCTCCTGAATGGCTAACAAGTTCGGCAATTTCAGACAAAACAGATGTATATAGCTATGGAATGGTGCTTCTAGAAATCATAAGAGGAAAGAAGAATTCCTCTCAAGCGAGGAGTGCTAATTCAGGGACTGACAGTAACAGGAGGAACAACGAGTCATCTCCTTCATCGGTAGAATCTGGGCAAAGACCAATTTACTTCCCCCTATTTGCATTAAACATGCACGAGGAAGGACGTTACATGGAGCTGGCAGATCCAAGGCTGATGGGCAGGGTTGCAAGAAAGGAGGTAGAGAAACTCGTGCGAATTGCTCTGTGCTGTGTGCAAGAAGAACCCAACTTAAGGCCTTCAATGGCCAATGTGGTCAAAATGTTAGAAGGTGTAATGCCTTTGGGAGAACCGAGAATAGAATCGCTCAACTTTTTGAGGTTCTACGGACGGAGATTCACTGAGGAGTCTAGATTGGGAGAAAGCAATGAGCAGACCGAGCTAAGGTTGTACAGACAACCAACGGGTACTAATTCTAGCAGCTCATACAACTCTCTCTCTTACATGTCATCTCAAGAAGTCTCAGGTCCTAGATAG
- the LOC140976295 gene encoding LOW QUALITY PROTEIN: probable glucan 1,3-alpha-glucosidase (The sequence of the model RefSeq protein was modified relative to this genomic sequence to represent the inferred CDS: deleted 2 bases in 1 codon) gives MGKPLSIFLFSLLLINCVFSWKKDEFRNCNQTPFCKRARSRKPGECSLIATDISVKEGDLVAKLIQREKGVENSENQKQSIISKPLVLTLSAYQDGVLRLKIDEDQNLGPRKKRFEVPDVVLPEFLEKRLWLQRLKEEESQDGSGTLSVFYLADGYEGAIRHDPFEVFVRESGKNGKKVLSLNSNGLFDFEQLREKQEENEDWEERFRSHTDTRPYGPQSISFDVSFYEADFVYGIPEHATSLALKPTRRPGVEDSEPYRLFNLDVFEYLHDSPFGLYGTIPFMISHGKLRGSSGFFWLNAAEMQIDVLGPGWNDEFSSVLRLPSDQKRVDTFWMSEAGVVDSFFFVGPGPKDVVRQYTGVTGTPAMPQLFAIAYHQCMELSVVSRWNYRDEEDVYNVDSKFDEHDIPYDVLWLDIEHTDGKRYFTWDRVLFPHPDEMQKRLAAKGRHMVTIVDPHIKRDESYYIHKEASQKGYYVKDATGKDFDGWCWSGSSSYLDMLSPEIRSWWAGKFSFDNYVGSTLSLHIWNDMNEPSVFNGPEVSMPRDALHYGDVEHRELHNAYGYYFHMATSDGLVKRVEGKERPFVLSRAFFPGSQRYGAVWTGDNTAEWEHLRVSVPMILTLGLTGISFSGADVGGFFGNPDTELLVRWYQLGAYCPFFRAHAHHDTKRREPWLFGERNTKLMREAIHVRYMLLPYFYTLFREANTSGIPVARALWMEFPSDENTFSNDEAFMVGDALLVQGIYTERAKHVSVYLPGDQSWFDMKTGAAYKGGATHKLDALEDSVPAFQRAGTIIPRKDRFRRSSTQMENDPYTLVIALNSSKAAVGELYVDNGKSFEFQQGAYIHRRFTFLNGKLTSSNLAPIGAGSNKFTSECIVERIILLGLFPQPKTALIEPANQKVDIEWGPLLLRGGKSSSVLTIRKPNVRIADDWTIKIT, from the exons ATGGGAAAGCCTCTGAGCATCTTTTTGTTCAGTCTCCTTCTCATAAACTGCGTGTTTTCTTGGAAGAAAGATGAATTCAGGAACTGTAATCAGACCCCTTTCTGCAAACGTGCCCGATCTAGGAAACCTGGGGAGTGTTCATTAATCGCCACTGATATCTCTGTTAAGGAGGGTGATCTTGTAGCTAAACTTATCCAGAGAGAAAAGGGTGTAGAAAATAGTGAGAATCAGAAGCAGTCCATCATCAGTAAGCCTTTGGTTCTTACATTATCGGCTTATCAAGATGGTGTTTTGAGGCTCAAGATTGATGAGGACCAAAATCTAGGCCCCCGAAAGAAGAGATTCGAGGTTCCAGATGTGGTTTTACCGGAGTTTTTGGAGAAGAGGCTGTGGTTGCAGAGGCTGAAAGAGGAAGAAAGCCAGGATGGTTCGGGTACTCTGTCAGTTTTTTATCTTGCTGATGGGTATGAAGGTGCGATTAGGCATGACCCTTTTGAGGTATTTGTGAGGGAGAGTGGTAAAAATGGGAAAAAGGTGTTGTCTTTGAACTCGAATGGCTTGTTCGATTTTGAGCAGCTGAGGGAGAAACAGGAGGAGAATGAGGATtgggaggagagatttagaagTCACACTGATACACGGCCGTACGGACCGCAAAGTATTAGCTTTGATGTGTCTTTTTATGAGGCTGATTTTGTTTATGGGATTCCTGAACATGCCACTAGTCTAGCTTTGAAGCCAACTAGAAGGCCGGGTGTTGAGGACTCTGAGCCCTATAGGTTGTTCAATCTTGATGTCTTTGAGTACCTCCATGATTCACCTTTTGGGCTTTATGGGACTATTCCTTTCATGATTTCACATGGGAAGTTGCGAGGGAGTTCCGGGTTTTTTTGGCTCAATGCTGCTGAAATGCAGATTGATGTTCTGGGGCCTGGATGGAATGATGAGTTCTCTTCAGTCTTAAGGTTGCCTTCTGATCAGAAGAGAGTTGATACCTTTTGGATGAGTGAGGCTGGTGTGGTGgattctttcttttttgttgGTCCAGGGCCAAAAGATGTAGTGAGGCAGTATACTGGTGTGACAGGAACACCGGCAATGCCACAGTTGTTTGCCATTGCTTACCATCAATGC ATGGAATTATCGGTGGTAAGCAGATGGAATTATCGGGATGAAGAGGACGTATACAACGTCGACTCCAAATTTGATGAACATGATATTCCGTATGATGTTTTATGGCTTGATATCGAGCATACTGATGGGAAGAGATATTTTACATGGGACAGGGTTTTGTTCCCACACCCTGATGAAATGCAGAAGAGATTAGCTGCAAAAGGTAGGCATATGGTCACAATTGTGGATCCTCACATTAAGCGAGATGAGTCATATTACATACATAAGGAGGCTTCCCAGAAGGGATACTATGTGAAGGATGCGACAGGAAAGGATTTTGATGGTTGGTGCTGGTCTGGCTCCTCATCATACTTGGATATGCTGAGTCCAGAGATTAGGTCCTGGTGGGCTGGGAAATTTTCATTTGACAATTACGTTGGTTCAACTTTGTCCTTGCACATCTGGAACGACATGAATGAACCTTCTGTATTCAATGGTCCAGAG GTTTCGATGCCTAGAGATGCTTTACACTATGGAGATGTTGAgcatcgagagttgcataatGCATATGGCTATTACTTTCACATGGCAACATCGGATGGACTTGTTAAGCGCGTGGAGGGGAAAGAACGCCCTTTCGTTTTGTCAAGAGCATTTTTCCCTGGAAGTCAAAGATATGGAGCAGTTTGGACTGGAGATAATACAGCTGAATGGGAACATTTAAGGGTTTCAGTTCCCATGATCTTGACACTTGGTCTCACAGGGATATCATTCTCTG GTGCGGATGTTGGTGGATTTTTTGGAAATCCGGATACTGAGTTGTTGGTTCGCTGGTATCAGCTGGGTGCCTATTGTCCCTTCTTTAGGGCCCATGCTCATCATGATACCAAGAGACGGGAACCTTGGTTGTTTGG GGAGCGAAATACAAAACTCATGAGGGAAGCCATACATGTACGCTACATGCTGCTTCCTTACTTTTACACGTTATTCAGAGAAGCAAACACCAGTGGTATTCCTGTCGCTCGTGCACTTTGGATGGAATTTCCTTCTGATGAGAATACGTTCAGCAACGACGAGGCGTTTATGGTTGGAGATGCTCTCTTGGTGCAAGGAATATATACCGAG CGAGCTAAACATGTGTCAGTTTATCTTCCTGGGGATCAATCTTGGTTTGACATGAAAACCGGAGCTGCTTACAAGGGAGGAGCAACACATAAGTTGGACGCTTTAGAAGATAGCGTCCCTGCTTTTCAACGGGCTGGTACAATCATACCAAGAAAAGACAGATTCCGAAGAAGCTCAACTCAAATGGAAAATGATCCGTACACTCTG GTTATAGCTCTTAATAGTTCCAAGGCTGCTGTAGGTGAGCTTTATGTTGACAATGGAAAGAGCTTTGAATTCCAGCAAGGAGCCTACATACACCGTCGTTTTACATTCTTGAACGGAAAACTCACATCTTCAAACTTGGCTCCTATAGGAGCTGGCAGCAACAAATTTACCTCAGAATGCATTGTGGAGAGAATCATACTTTTAGGTTTGTTTCCTCAACCAAAAACCGCTCTCATTGAACCAGCAAACCAGAAGGTTGACATTGAATGGGGGCCACTCCTCCTTCGAGGAGGGAAGAGCTCATCGGTTCTGACCATCCGTAAGCCTAATGTTCGAATTGCAGACGATTGGACGATCAAGATTACGTAA
- the LOC140976296 gene encoding cysteine protease ATG4-like, producing MKSLLEKDNDPICNPDKKNRNFDCCPEEITGSVSPEAESSIGNSKNQKPGVLWSGLWPPALSILGNLSSNHGRSDSNSCSVRKKSGSGKNYYEGWRTSVRRVMMNGISMRRILGFGKTGSSASKSDIWLLGICYRVAQEGDNANSSDPAESEGFASFVEDFSSRILITYRKGFAPIRETKYTSDVNWGCMLRSSQMLVAQAFLFNKLGRSWRKSPHKPIDQSYMEILHLFGDAEDSPFSIHILLQAGKVYGLAPGSWVGPYAMCRTWESLVRNKIKETGNGVLSSMMTIYVVSGSDGERGGAPVLCIEDISRHLSEFSGGELVWGPILLLVPLVLGVEKVNPRYLPLLSATLMFPQSLGILGGRPGASTYIVGVQDEKAFYLDPHEVQQVVDIKRGNLDVDTSSYHCDIVRHMPLDSIDSSLAIGFYCNGKSDFDDFCSRASELIDQSNGAPLFTITENRLSPKSTRYQNTSTGHTSESREVDLVNELSSNSPENICAQEDDWQLL from the exons ATGAAGAGTTTACTAGAGAAAGATAACGATCCCATTTGTAATCCCGACAAGAAAAATCGTAACTTTGATTGTTGTCCGGAGGAAATTACGGGTTCTGTCTCGCCGGAGGCAGAATCGAGTATTGGCAATAGTAAGAATCAAAAGCCTGGAGTTCTTTGGTCAGGTTTATGGCCACCTGCTTTATCTATCTTGGGGAATTTGAGTAGTAATCACGGAAGAAGTGACTCTAATAGTTGTAGTGTTAGAAAAAAGTCGGGTAGTGGGAAGAACTATTATGAGGGGTGGAGGACTTCTGTAAGAAGAGTAATGATGAACGGTAtatcaatgagaagaatattggGGTTTGGTAAAACTGGAAGTTCGGCTTCCAAAAGCGATATTTGGCTTTTGGGTATATGTTATCGGGTTGCACAGGAAGGAGACAATGCCAACTCTTCAGATCCAGCTGAGAGTGAGGGATTTGCATCGTTTGTCGAGGATTTTTCATCGCGTATCTTGATCACATATCGGAAAG GGTTTGCGCCCATCCGGGAAACAAAGTACACTAGTGATGTTAATTGGGGTTGCATGCTTCGGAGCAGCCAGATGCTTGTTGCTCAG GCATTTCTGTTTAATAAATTAGGACGATCGTGGAGGAAATCTCCACACAAG CCAATTGACCAAAGTTACATGGAAATATTGCATCTTTTTGGAGATGCTGAGGACTCACCTTTCTCTATACACATTCTTCTCCAAGCTGGAAAGGTTTACGGCCTTGCTCCAGGTTCATGGGTAGGCCCGTATGCCATGTGCCGCACCTGGGAAAGTTTGGTGCGTAACAAAATCAAGGAGACTGGTAATGGAGTTCTCTCCTCTATGATGACCATATACGTTGTCTCTGGTAGCGATGGGGAAAGAGGTGGTGCTCCTGTCCTCTGCATTGAGGATATATCCAGACATTTGTCAGAGTTCAGCGGGGGCGAACTTGTTTGGGGTCCTATTCTATTGCTGGTTCCGTTGGTTCTAGGTGTGGAAAAAGTCAACCCAAG GTATCTTCCACTTCTGAGTGCCACACTCATGTTTCCACAGAGCCTCGGTATTTTGGGTGGCAGGCCTGGTGCTTCAACATACATAGTTGGAGTGCAAGATGAAAAGGCTTTCTATCTGGATCCACACGAGGTTCAGCAG GTTGTTGACATTAAGAGGGGTAATTTAGATGTCGATACTTCAAGCTACCATTGCGA TATTGTAAGACATATGCCCCTCGACTCGATTGATTCATCCTTGGCCATTGGGTTTTACTGTAACGGCAAGA GTGATTTCGATGATTTTTGTTCACGTGCTTCGGAGCTGATCGATCAGTCAAATGGTGCTCCGCTTTTTACAATAACCGAGAACCGTCTTTCCCCTAAGTCCACCAGATATCAGAACACATCGACAGGCCACACTTCTGAGTCTCGAGAGGTTGATCTCGTAAACGAGCTCTCCTCTAACTCGCCGGAGAATATTTGTGCACAGGAAGACGATTGGCAACTGCTTTGA